From the genome of Sander lucioperca isolate FBNREF2018 chromosome 1, SLUC_FBN_1.2, whole genome shotgun sequence, one region includes:
- the LOC116052695 gene encoding signal-transducing adaptor protein 1-like isoform X1 has protein sequence MSVPTRVVHKRRATITDLPLYYSGYLLKKLTKEKDFKKYYGELRGATLFLYKNDTEDTYTEKLDLEKLKSMVLDSPYQRKEPTIFTLTLDTEEVQLKMDNSDTGEEWRGYILTVVKKKIPSRLQLLPGQMLLLQEALDQERKRKPPIVRPPLPPRPSFLPSPSASPIPPLPKDKPGHSAPGMPECFYRVTRQEAEQMLEANPEYGGIILRPSTLANNYALTLRQLTPSGPVMKNYRVASTNSGFVIELDTAVMVSSLNDVLKYFLEKTEYRLHPYMPSQPYDTCIDVSPAPKCVSITSPTPKTVPKAQVAPTLRSQNKEELLLPPTKEEGEYVIPDDQCPDHNLRLVQLDGELRDVLKFRRENLYTASDKEEVTTYENQTTGNSTSGTAQWATRSAAV, from the exons ATGTCTGTGCCAACCAGAGTTGTCCACAAGAGGAGGGCGACTATCACAGATCTTCCTCTCTACTACTCTGGATACCTGCTGAAGAAACTCACCAAAGAGAAG GATTTTAAGAAATACTATGGAGAGCTCCGTGGAGCCACACTCTTTCTGTACAAAAATGACACAGAGGATACA TACACAGAGAAGCTGGACCTGGAGAAGCTGAAGTCCATGGTGTTAGATTCTCCGTATCAGAGGAAGGAACCAACTATTTTCACTCTCACCCTGGACACAGAGGAGGTGCAGCTAAAG ATGGACAACTCTGACACAGGAGAGGAGTGGAGGGGTTACATCCTGACTGTGGTCAAA AAAAAAATTCCCAGTaggctgcagctgctgcctgGCCAGATGTTACTACTGCAGGAGGCTCTGGATcaggagaggaaaagaaagccCCCCATAGTACGcccacccctcccaccccgaCCATCCTTCCTCCCCTCACCCTCAGCCTCACCCATCCCTCCACTGCCCAAAGACAAGCCTGGCCACAGCGCCCCTGGCATGCCTGA ATGTTTCTATAGAGTGACTCGGCAGGAGGCTGAGCAAATGTTGGAGGCAAACCCCGAGTATGGAGGCATCATCCTCCGCCCGTCCACTCTGGCCAACAACTACGCCCTGACTCTCAGACAACTGACGCCCAG TGGGCCCGTCATGAAGAACTACAGAGTGGCCTCCACAAACTCAGGGTTTGTCATTGAACTGGACACAGCA GTGATGGTCTCCTCCTTGAATGATGTACTTAAATACTTCCTTGAAAAGACAGAGTACCGTCTTCATCCCTACATGCCATCTCAGCCCTACGACACTTGCATCG ATGTGTCACCTGCTCCAAAGTGTGTCAGCATCACCTCACCTACACCTAAAACAGTACCTAAGGCACAAGTGGCACCTACGCTGCGTTCACAGAACAAAGAAGAGCTTCTACTGCCTCCAACCAAGGAGGAGGGTGAATACGTGATTCCTGATGATCAGTGTCCTGATCACAACCTAAGGCTAG TTCAGTTAGATGGAGAACTTCGGGATGTTTTAAAGTTTCGGAGGGAAAACTTGTACACTGCATCTGACAAGGAGGAAGTCACCACATATGAGAATCAAACCACAGGAAACTCCACATCAGGCACCGCACAATGGGCCACGAGGAGTGCAGCAGTGTGA
- the LOC116052570 gene encoding paired box protein Pax-5-like isoform X1: MDARFGQVPLTVTHTHGGVNQLGGVFINGRPLPRVVRQRIVELAQRGVRPCEISRRLRVSHGCVSKILVRYNETGSIIPRMIGGSKPKVATPRVVQMILHLKHSNPTMFAWEIRDRLLLERVCDHDSVPSISSINRIIRNKVQPKSCQVVSSASSVAMGTAYSSESTYSISGILGIRNCSSKHKEGGVVSCSVYHEQPCSCNDAWGLSDPCLNSISSLTFYSSLPANHNPDLIGQSASKYDHLCLT; the protein is encoded by the exons ATGGACGCACGCTTTGGACAGGTGCCGCTCACCGTTACGCACA CACACGGCGGTGTGAACCAACTTGGCGGTGTCTTCATTAACGGGCGCCCGTTACCGCGAGTGGTGAGACAGCGCATCGTGGAGCTCGCACAACGGGGTGTGCGTCCCTGTGAGATCTCCCGCCGCCTGCGCGTCAGTCACGGCTGTGTCAGCAAAATACTAGTCAG GTACAATGAGACAGGAAGCATCATTCCGAGGATGATTGGAGGCTCAAAGCCCAAAGTGGCCACTCCCAGAGTTGTGCAAATGATCCTGCATCTGAAACACTCCAACCCCACCATGTTCGCCTGGGAGATCCGAGATAGGCTGCTGCTGGAGCGAGTGTGCGACCACGACAGCGTGCCCAGCATCAGCTCCATCAACAG GATCATCAGAAACAAAGTCCAGCCCAAGTCTTGTCAAGTTG TGTCATCAGCATCatctgttgccatgggaacagcATATTCCTCTGAGTCCACCTATTCCATCAGTGGAATTCTGGGAATCAGGAACTGCAGCAGCAAACATAAGGAAG GTGGGGTCGTTTCCTGCAGCGTCTACCACGAGCAGCCATGTTCCTGTAATGACGCCTGGGGATTGTCCGACCCCTGCCTGAACTCTATCTCCAGCCTGACCTTTTACTCGAGCCTGCCAGCTAATCATAATCCAGACCTTATAGGTCAGTCTGCATCAAAATATGATCATTTATGTCTGACATGA
- the LOC116052430 gene encoding zinc finger CCHC domain-containing protein 7-like isoform X1, whose product MDYNKENKDDDGKEGGKDDRFFIEDSNSSEGEEEIKFCHQTHHSSSCKQAVRLSRESSPPLLLAFNITSGRALQLSSPTSRMDLQEEEKEDSEQPIEEWMILGGEEQVEDSSIQLNMSYWGSSEDDSGDEDQIVKSVKNTWAVSEKDKCGAYQSLPSRYFAAGRSLICNICNRTGHIAKSCYYHKQKCPTCVLCGIQGHIQRDCPGRPCPSCGLPSHGLRPCERPPVWNQHCQRCGIPGHLSDACPDTWRQYHLTTRLELPVKPWTVHTHKPKKYPAHCFNCSKRGHYGYECTKRRMISGIFPSLPYVCHYDTMEDVLRCRTRKQKKAKELLSAGSLPLSDQQHLSELTGEGGEENQGTSSTKQETCSRAGRRKKWPERRRERREVKRLRREAQVRREGGLMGRSRWNFDDEFCPADPFSSALHGHKQSTPPPQKKRRDEAGGRSRKSREAERWKKRGGIKRGDLYPHGDTDISSGSLLSPKQRVRHRRR is encoded by the exons ATGGACTATAACAAGGAAAATAAAGATGATGATGGTAAGGAAGGCGGAAAAGACGACCGCTTCTTTATTGAGGACTCCAATAGctcagaaggagaagaagagatTAAGTTCTGTCACCAGACACATCACAGCAGCAGCTGTAAACAAGCTGTACGGCTCAGCAGGGAAAGCTCTCCTCCGCTCCTCCTGGCATTCAACATCACCTCTGGACGAGCGCTTCAGCTCAGCAGTCCTACTTCCAGAATGGACTtgcaggaggaagagaaggaggacaGTGAGCAGCCCATTGAGGAGTGGATGATCCTGGGAGGAGAGGAGCAGGTGGAAGACTCAAGCATCCAGCTCAACATGAGCTACTGGGGGAGCTCTGAAGATGACTCTGGAGATGAAG ATCAGATTGTGAAATCAGTGAAGAATACCTGGGCTGTATCAGAGAAAGACAAG TGTGGTGCTTACCAGTCTCTGCCCAGCCGCTACTTTGCGGCTGGTCGTTCTCTGATCTGTAACATTTGCAACAGGACGGGACACATTGCCAAAAGCTGTTACTACCACAAG cAGAAGTGTCCCACTTGTGTCCTTTGCGGGATCCAGGGCCACATCCAAAGGGACTGTCCGGGCCGCCCCTGCCCCAGCTGTGGACTGCCTTCACATGGCCTCAGGCCCTGTGAAAGGCCCCCAGTGTGGAACCAACACTGCCAGCGCTGTGGGATACCGGGGCACCTCTCTGAT GCCTGCCCTGATACATGGAGACAATATCACTTGACA ACCCGGCTAGAGCTTCCAGTCAAGCCATGGACAGTCCATACCCACAAACCTAAGAAATACCCCGCTCATTGTTTCAACTGCTCCAAGAGGGGACATTATGGCTAT GAGTGCACCAAGAGGAGGATGATCAGTGGGATTTTTCCTTCACTGCCCTATGTTTGCCACTATGACACCATGGAGGATGTCCTTCGATGTCGTACTAGGAAGCAGAAAAAAGCCAAAG AGCTTTTGAGTGCTGGATCACTGCCTCTCTCAGACCAGCAGCACTTGTCTGAACTAACAGGCGAGGGTGGTGAGGAGAATCAGGGGACGAGCAGTACAAAGCAGGAGACATGTAGCCGTGCTGGCAGGAGGAAGAAGTGGCCTGAGAGGCGCAGAGAGAGACGGGAGGTGAAGAGGCTTAGGAGAGAGGCTCAAGTCAGACGAGAAGGAGGACTAATGGGGAGATCCCGGTGGAACTTCGATGATGAATTTTGTCCTGCAGACCCTTTCAGTTCTGCGCTCCACGGTCACAAGCAATCCACACCCCCTCCacagaagaagaggagagatgAGGCAGGTGGCAGGAGCAGAAagagcagagaggcagagaggtggaagaagagaggagggaTAAAACGTGGGGATTTATATCCCCATGGTGACACAGACATCAGTAGTGGAAGCCTTCTTTCCCCAAAACAAAGAGTACGCCACCGACGAAGATAA
- the LOC116052695 gene encoding signal-transducing adaptor protein 1-like isoform X2, which yields MVLDSPYQRKEPTIFTLTLDTEEVQLKMDNSDTGEEWRGYILTVVKKKIPSRLQLLPGQMLLLQEALDQERKRKPPIVRPPLPPRPSFLPSPSASPIPPLPKDKPGHSAPGMPECFYRVTRQEAEQMLEANPEYGGIILRPSTLANNYALTLRQLTPSGPVMKNYRVASTNSGFVIELDTAVMVSSLNDVLKYFLEKTEYRLHPYMPSQPYDTCIDVSPAPKCVSITSPTPKTVPKAQVAPTLRSQNKEELLLPPTKEEGEYVIPDDQCPDHNLRLVQLDGELRDVLKFRRENLYTASDKEEVTTYENQTTGNSTSGTAQWATRSAAV from the exons ATGGTGTTAGATTCTCCGTATCAGAGGAAGGAACCAACTATTTTCACTCTCACCCTGGACACAGAGGAGGTGCAGCTAAAG ATGGACAACTCTGACACAGGAGAGGAGTGGAGGGGTTACATCCTGACTGTGGTCAAA AAAAAAATTCCCAGTaggctgcagctgctgcctgGCCAGATGTTACTACTGCAGGAGGCTCTGGATcaggagaggaaaagaaagccCCCCATAGTACGcccacccctcccaccccgaCCATCCTTCCTCCCCTCACCCTCAGCCTCACCCATCCCTCCACTGCCCAAAGACAAGCCTGGCCACAGCGCCCCTGGCATGCCTGA ATGTTTCTATAGAGTGACTCGGCAGGAGGCTGAGCAAATGTTGGAGGCAAACCCCGAGTATGGAGGCATCATCCTCCGCCCGTCCACTCTGGCCAACAACTACGCCCTGACTCTCAGACAACTGACGCCCAG TGGGCCCGTCATGAAGAACTACAGAGTGGCCTCCACAAACTCAGGGTTTGTCATTGAACTGGACACAGCA GTGATGGTCTCCTCCTTGAATGATGTACTTAAATACTTCCTTGAAAAGACAGAGTACCGTCTTCATCCCTACATGCCATCTCAGCCCTACGACACTTGCATCG ATGTGTCACCTGCTCCAAAGTGTGTCAGCATCACCTCACCTACACCTAAAACAGTACCTAAGGCACAAGTGGCACCTACGCTGCGTTCACAGAACAAAGAAGAGCTTCTACTGCCTCCAACCAAGGAGGAGGGTGAATACGTGATTCCTGATGATCAGTGTCCTGATCACAACCTAAGGCTAG TTCAGTTAGATGGAGAACTTCGGGATGTTTTAAAGTTTCGGAGGGAAAACTTGTACACTGCATCTGACAAGGAGGAAGTCACCACATATGAGAATCAAACCACAGGAAACTCCACATCAGGCACCGCACAATGGGCCACGAGGAGTGCAGCAGTGTGA
- the LOC116052430 gene encoding zinc finger CCHC domain-containing protein 7-like isoform X2, which produces MDYNKENKDDDGKEGGKDDRFFIEDSNSSEGEEEIKFCHQTHHSSSCKQAVRLSRESSPPLLLAFNITSGRALQLSSPTSRMDLQEEEKEDSEQPIEEWMILGGEEQVEDSSIQLNMSYWGSSEDDSGDEDQIVKSVKNTWAVSEKDKCGAYQSLPSRYFAAGRSLICNICNRTGHIAKSCYYHKKCPTCVLCGIQGHIQRDCPGRPCPSCGLPSHGLRPCERPPVWNQHCQRCGIPGHLSDACPDTWRQYHLTTRLELPVKPWTVHTHKPKKYPAHCFNCSKRGHYGYECTKRRMISGIFPSLPYVCHYDTMEDVLRCRTRKQKKAKELLSAGSLPLSDQQHLSELTGEGGEENQGTSSTKQETCSRAGRRKKWPERRRERREVKRLRREAQVRREGGLMGRSRWNFDDEFCPADPFSSALHGHKQSTPPPQKKRRDEAGGRSRKSREAERWKKRGGIKRGDLYPHGDTDISSGSLLSPKQRVRHRRR; this is translated from the exons ATGGACTATAACAAGGAAAATAAAGATGATGATGGTAAGGAAGGCGGAAAAGACGACCGCTTCTTTATTGAGGACTCCAATAGctcagaaggagaagaagagatTAAGTTCTGTCACCAGACACATCACAGCAGCAGCTGTAAACAAGCTGTACGGCTCAGCAGGGAAAGCTCTCCTCCGCTCCTCCTGGCATTCAACATCACCTCTGGACGAGCGCTTCAGCTCAGCAGTCCTACTTCCAGAATGGACTtgcaggaggaagagaaggaggacaGTGAGCAGCCCATTGAGGAGTGGATGATCCTGGGAGGAGAGGAGCAGGTGGAAGACTCAAGCATCCAGCTCAACATGAGCTACTGGGGGAGCTCTGAAGATGACTCTGGAGATGAAG ATCAGATTGTGAAATCAGTGAAGAATACCTGGGCTGTATCAGAGAAAGACAAG TGTGGTGCTTACCAGTCTCTGCCCAGCCGCTACTTTGCGGCTGGTCGTTCTCTGATCTGTAACATTTGCAACAGGACGGGACACATTGCCAAAAGCTGTTACTACCACAAG AAGTGTCCCACTTGTGTCCTTTGCGGGATCCAGGGCCACATCCAAAGGGACTGTCCGGGCCGCCCCTGCCCCAGCTGTGGACTGCCTTCACATGGCCTCAGGCCCTGTGAAAGGCCCCCAGTGTGGAACCAACACTGCCAGCGCTGTGGGATACCGGGGCACCTCTCTGAT GCCTGCCCTGATACATGGAGACAATATCACTTGACA ACCCGGCTAGAGCTTCCAGTCAAGCCATGGACAGTCCATACCCACAAACCTAAGAAATACCCCGCTCATTGTTTCAACTGCTCCAAGAGGGGACATTATGGCTAT GAGTGCACCAAGAGGAGGATGATCAGTGGGATTTTTCCTTCACTGCCCTATGTTTGCCACTATGACACCATGGAGGATGTCCTTCGATGTCGTACTAGGAAGCAGAAAAAAGCCAAAG AGCTTTTGAGTGCTGGATCACTGCCTCTCTCAGACCAGCAGCACTTGTCTGAACTAACAGGCGAGGGTGGTGAGGAGAATCAGGGGACGAGCAGTACAAAGCAGGAGACATGTAGCCGTGCTGGCAGGAGGAAGAAGTGGCCTGAGAGGCGCAGAGAGAGACGGGAGGTGAAGAGGCTTAGGAGAGAGGCTCAAGTCAGACGAGAAGGAGGACTAATGGGGAGATCCCGGTGGAACTTCGATGATGAATTTTGTCCTGCAGACCCTTTCAGTTCTGCGCTCCACGGTCACAAGCAATCCACACCCCCTCCacagaagaagaggagagatgAGGCAGGTGGCAGGAGCAGAAagagcagagaggcagagaggtggaagaagagaggagggaTAAAACGTGGGGATTTATATCCCCATGGTGACACAGACATCAGTAGTGGAAGCCTTCTTTCCCCAAAACAAAGAGTACGCCACCGACGAAGATAA
- the LOC116052570 gene encoding paired box protein Pax-5-like isoform X2, whose translation MDARFGQVPLTVTHTHGGVNQLGGVFINGRPLPRVVRQRIVELAQRGVRPCEISRRLRVSHGCVSKILVRYNETGSIIPRMIGGSKPKVATPRVVQMILHLKHSNPTMFAWEIRDRLLLERVCDHDSVPSISSINRIIRNKVQPKSCQVVSSASSVAMGTAYSSESTYSISGILGIRNCSSKHKEGGVVSCSVYHEQPCSCNDAWGLSDPCLNSISSLTFYSSLPANHNPDLIGPQCHYS comes from the exons ATGGACGCACGCTTTGGACAGGTGCCGCTCACCGTTACGCACA CACACGGCGGTGTGAACCAACTTGGCGGTGTCTTCATTAACGGGCGCCCGTTACCGCGAGTGGTGAGACAGCGCATCGTGGAGCTCGCACAACGGGGTGTGCGTCCCTGTGAGATCTCCCGCCGCCTGCGCGTCAGTCACGGCTGTGTCAGCAAAATACTAGTCAG GTACAATGAGACAGGAAGCATCATTCCGAGGATGATTGGAGGCTCAAAGCCCAAAGTGGCCACTCCCAGAGTTGTGCAAATGATCCTGCATCTGAAACACTCCAACCCCACCATGTTCGCCTGGGAGATCCGAGATAGGCTGCTGCTGGAGCGAGTGTGCGACCACGACAGCGTGCCCAGCATCAGCTCCATCAACAG GATCATCAGAAACAAAGTCCAGCCCAAGTCTTGTCAAGTTG TGTCATCAGCATCatctgttgccatgggaacagcATATTCCTCTGAGTCCACCTATTCCATCAGTGGAATTCTGGGAATCAGGAACTGCAGCAGCAAACATAAGGAAG GTGGGGTCGTTTCCTGCAGCGTCTACCACGAGCAGCCATGTTCCTGTAATGACGCCTGGGGATTGTCCGACCCCTGCCTGAACTCTATCTCCAGCCTGACCTTTTACTCGAGCCTGCCAGCTAATCATAATCCAGACCTTATAG GGCCTCAGTGTCATTACAGCTGA